The stretch of DNA CTCCTCGGTGTAGACGGCGGTCGGCAGCCCGCGGCGCACGGCCCGCTCGTGGGCCGCGGCCATCACCCCGGAGTCGCCGGTGAAGACGAGGACCGGCTGGCGGAACATCGGCGTGTACAGCGTGCCGTCCGCGTCGGCGTAAGGGTCGCCGAGCAGTTCCGCGTTGGCCGCGATCCCGCTCGCCAGGAACGCGGTGACGTTCAGCCGCTGCCAGACCTGCAGGTCGTCCCGCAGCAACACGGCGATCTTGGTGTCGAAACGCACGCGCCGAGCGTGCCCGCACGGGCCGTCCCCGGTCTTGTACGTTCCTCACATGCCTGCCGTGCGGGCGTGGGCGCCGCAGGTGCCCGGCATCACCGAGGTCTTCCACGCGTGGTTCACCGACCACGCGTACCCCGAGCACACCCACGACACGTGGACGCTGCTCGTCGTCGACGAGGGCGCGATCCGCTACGACCTCGACCGGCACGAGCACGGCGCCCTCCGCCCCGGCGTCACGCTGCTGCCACCGCACGTCGCCCACACCGGACGGGCCGCCACCCCGGACGGCTTCCGCAAGCGGGTGCTCTACCTCGACGCCGAGGTCATCGACACCGGGCTCATCGGGCCGGCCGTCGACGCGCCCGCGCTCGACGACCCCGTGCTGCGCACCCGCGTCCACCAGCTGCATCGCGCCCTCGAGACACGGGGGACCGACCTCGAGGCCGAGAGCCGCCTCGCCCTGATCGGCGACCGGATCCGGCAGCACCTGCGGGCACCCGCGCCGCCGCCTGCGCCCGACCGGCTGGCCGCCGACCTGCGCGACCTGCTCGACGCCCGCATGGTGGCCGGGTTGGCCCTGCGCGACGCGGCCGCGCAGCTGCACGCCCACCCGGCGCAGCTGGTGCGCTCCTTCACCCGGGCGTTCGGGCTGCCGCCGCACCGCTACCTCACCGGACGGCGGATCGACGCGGCCCGCCGCCGCCTGCTCACCGGTGAGCCCGTGGCGCAGGTGGCCGTGGACGTCGGGTTCCACGACCAGGCGCACCTGCACCGGCACTTCACCCGCCTGGTCGGGACGACGCCGGGCCGCTACGCGCGCGGCGGGGTGCTCTCCCGTATCACGACCTCGCCGCGGACCCGGCGCACGCGGGGCTGATCGGCGGGCTCCTGGAGCACCATCTCCAGAGCCCCCGCACCCAGCTCCTCCAGCGGCAGGCGCACCGTGGTGAGGGCGGGCGTGATGTCCCGCAGCGTCGCGATGTCGTCGAACCCGGCCACGGCCATCCCGGACGGCAACGCCACCCCGCGGTCGCGCAGCGCCGCCATCGCGCCGACCGCCATCACGTCGTTGACCGCGAAGACGCAGGTGGCGCTGGTGCCGCGGTCGAGCAGCTCGTTCATCGCCGTGTAGCCGCCGTCGCGGGTGAACCCGCCGTACACGACGTCGTCCGCTTCGATCCGCACGCCCGCGCGGGCGACCCCGTCCCGGAACCCGGCGGTGCGGTCGCGAGCCGTCAGGAGGTCGGCCCGGCCGGCGAGCACGGCGAAGCGCTGGTGCCCGAGCCCGCAGAGCGCCTCGGCCAGCGCGCGGGCCCCGCCCCGGTTCTCCACCACCACGGTGTCGGCGGGGATCTTGCGCTGGCTGATGAACGCCACCCGGCCGCCCGCCTGCTCGAACGCGCGCACCTCGGCGGTCAGCCGGTCGAGCAGGTCGCGGTCCTGCACCCGGCTCCCGGCGATGATCACGGCTCGCGCACGCTGCCCGCGCAGCGCCGCGAGGTAGTCCAGCTCGCGCTCCTCACGCCCGAACGTGCACGCCATCGTGACCACGAGGCGCTCCCCCTCCGCGGCCCGGATGGCGCCTGCCGCGATCGAGGAGAAGTAGGGGTCGGCGACGTCGCTGAGCACGAGCCCGACGATGTTGGTGCGGCCCCGCGCCATGGCCTGCGCCTGGGCGTTGGCCGAGTAGTGCAACGCGTCCGCCGCGGCGAGCACGCGCTCCTGCAGGTCGGGGCGCACCCGGCGGGTGCTGCCGTTGAGCGCTCTCGACGCCGTTGCCAGTGAGACGCCCGCCGCCTTCGCGACGTCGAGCAGGGTGACCGACGCGCCGGGCGCCCGCTCGCCGCGATCACTCATCTCGGCCTCCCTCCACCGGGTGGGACCACCGGACGCCACGCTGGTGCACGCGCGACCCGGCCGGGCTCGCGCGGGGCGAGCCTACCCCGCCCGGGCCCCAAGGAATGCGCATTCCCCCACATAGAGGCAGGTGCCACCCGGAGGGGGCACCGCCCGAGCGGTCACGTCAGGAGCAAGCTCTTCCCGATGAAGCGGCGGCCCTCGATGTCCGCGTGTGCCTCCGCCGCCGCGCCCAACGGGTAGGTCCGGCCGATGACCGGCACCAGCCGCCCGGCGGCGGTCTCGTCCAGCACCTTCCGCACGCGCCGCGGCCCGTCCGCCCAGAAGCCGGGCAACTGCGCCATGGTCGCCACCCGCACGCGGCCGGCCACCTCACCGACCGCGGCCTCCGCGCCACTGCTCATGCCGTACCCGGAGAAGCGGCCACCGTCCACCAACAGGCTCGCCGCCGCCGCGCCGACGGCGCCGCCGATGCCGTCGAAGACGACGTCCAGGCCACGGCCTCCGGTGAGCGTTCGGACGTCGCCCGGCCAGTCGGGCGAACCGTAGTCGACCGGGACGGCGCCCATGCTGCGCGCGGTGCCGGCCTTCTCCGCCCCGCGGACCGCCGCGATCGCCGTCGCACCGGCCCGCACGACGAGCTGCACCAGCAGGTTCCCGAGCCCGCCCACTCCGGGCGCGACGAGCACCCGTTCCCCCGGGCGCACCGGAGTGGCCTCCAGGAGGGCCAACGCGGTGCTGCCGTCGTCCATCACGGCCATGGCGTGGCGGAGGTCGAGACCCGGCGGGACCGGATGGACCGCCTCCGGGTCCGCGATGGCGGTGTCGGCGTACCCACCCCCGTACCCGCCGCTCCCGGCCCGGCCGACGACCCGGGTGCCGAGCCACCTCCCGTCGACGCCTGCCCCGATCGCCTCGACCGTGCCCCCGACACTGCTGCCCGGCACGTAGGGCGGCTCGACCGCGAAGGCGGCCGGGCCGTGACCCGACCTGATCAGGGTGTCCATCCAGGTAAGGCTCACCACCTCGACGGCGATGCGCAGCTCGCCCGGCGCGGGAACCGCCGTCGGCAGTTCGACCGGCTCGAGGACGTCGGGGGGACCGAACCGCTGCACCATGATCGCTCGCACCGCGCCAGCCTGGAACGTCAACCCGGCTTCAGGTCAAGTGAACCGCCCGGCGAGCCCAACCCCGACGTCGAGGTCGACTTCGGCGGGCTCGACCACGCACTCGCCATGATCTGGGCACTGGGCCCGGACGCGGAGGTGCTGGGCCCGGAGCCCCTGCGCGCGGCGCTCGTGGAGCGCGCGGCGGCGACGGCAGCCCGGTACGGCTGACCGGCGCACTCGTCCGCTGAGCGAGATGCAGAACGCCGCAGGGGCGGCACCCGGTGCGGGTGCCGCCCCTGCGGGACGTGCGGTACTGCTCGAGCTGCGTGGACTCAGAAGTCCATGCCGCCCATTCCACCGGACGGGTCGCCGGCCGGGGCCGGGGTCTTCTCCGGCTTGTCGGCGATGACGGCCTCGGTGGTGAGGAACAGCGCCGCGATCGAGGCGGCGTTCTGCAGCGCCGACCGGGTGACCTTGGCCGGGTCGATGATCCCGGCCTTGATCAGGTCCTTGTACTCGCCAGTGGCGGCGTCCAGACCCTCGCCCGCGTTCAGCCCGCGAACCTTCTCCGCGACGACCCCACCCTCGAGACCGGCGTTGATCGCGATCTGCTTGAGCGGAGCCTCCAGCGCCACCTTCACGATGTTGGCGCCGGTGGCCTCGTCACCATCCAGGCCGAGACCCTCGAACAGGCCGGCACCGGCCTGGATCAGAGCCACGCCACCACCGGCGACGATGCCCTCCTCGACGGCGGCCTTGGCGTTGCGCACCGCGTCCTCGATGCGGTGCTTGCGCTCCTTGAGCTCGACCTCGGTGGCGGCACCGGCCTTGATGACCGCAACCCCGCCGGCCAGCTTGGCCAGGCGCTCCTGCAGCTTCTCGCGGTCGTAGTCGGAGTCGGTGCGCTCGATCTCCGAGCGGATCTGGTTGACCCGGCCGGCGATCTGGTCGGCGTCACCGGCGCCGTCGACGATGGTGGTCTCGTCCTTGGTGACCACGACCTTGCGGGCGCGGCCCAGCAGGGACAGGTCGGCGTTCTCCAGCTTGAGGCCGACCTTCTCCGAGATCACCTCGCCACCGGTGAGGATGCCCATGTCGGTGAGCATGGCCTCGCGGCGGTCACCGAAGCCCGGGGCCTTGACGGCGACGGACTTGAAGGTGCCACGGATCTTGTTGACGACCAGGGTGGCCAGGGCCTCGCCCTCGACGTCCTCGGCGATGATCGCCAGCGGCTTGCCGGTCTGCATGACCTTCTCCAGCAGCGGGAGCAGGTCCTTGACCGTCGAGATCTTGGAGGAGACCAGGAGGACGTAGGGGTCCTCCAGCTCGGCCTCCATGCGCTCGGCGTCGGTGACGAAGTAGGGCGAGATGTAGCCCTTGTCGAAGCGCATGCCCTCGGTGAGCTCGAGCTCCAGACCGAAGGTCTGGGACTCCTCGACCGTGATCACGCCTTCCTTGCCGACCTTGTCCATCGCCTCGGCGATCAGGTCACCGATCGTGGAGTCGGCGGCCGAGATCGAGGCGGTGGCAGCGATCTGCTCCTTGGTCTCGACCTCCTTCGCCGACTTCAGCAGCGCCTCGGAGACAGCCTCGACGGCCTTCTCGATGCCCCGCTTCAGGGCCATCGGGTTGGCGCCGGCGGCGACGTTGCGCAGCCCCTCGCGGACGAGGGCCTGGGCGAGCACGGTGGCGGTGGTGGTGCCATCACCGGCGATGTCGTCGGTCTTCTTGGCGACCTCCTTGACCAGCTCGGCCCCGATCTTCTCCCAGGGGTCCTCGAGCTCGATCTCCTTGGCGATCGACACACCATCGTTGGTGATGGTGGGCGCGCCCCACTTCTTCTCCAGAACGACGTTGCGCCCACGCGGGCCCAGCGTCACCTTCACGGCGTCGGCGAGGGTGTTCATGCCGCGCTCGAGCCCGCGGCGCGCCTCCTCGTCGAACGCGATCATCTTCGCCATGGGGGTGTAGTCCTCCGTTGGGATGACCCGAAAGTCTCGTGTCGAGCGCGGCGCCCGCGACGGACGACCGACAACCCTGCGTCGATCTCGCCCACCCGACCATTGGCACTCTACCGTGCCGAGTGCCAGCCCCGGTTTTAGCACTCGCCGCATGCGAGTGCAAGGCGACCCGGCGCGGGATTCAGGGCCGGACACGGGTCGGGGGGACCGGCTGCCGCCGATCCCCCCGGACATCGTGGAACGCGGCGCCGACCTACCCGATCCGGCGGACGGCGTCGGCCTGGCTACGGCCGTCCCGCCCGGCCGTCGTCTCGAACTCGACGCGGTCGCCCTCGTCCAAGGTGCGGAAACCGTCGGACTGGATCGCGCTGTAGTGGACGAAGACGTCCGGCCCGCCGTCGGTGGCGATGAAGCCGAAGCCCTTCTCCGCGTTGAACCACTTGACCGTGCCCTGGGCCACGGCACCTCCATGTTGCAGTACTGCGTCGTGCAGTGGTGCTAACCGAGTCATCCCGGTGGCCGGCGCATGGCGGGCGCGAGGTGCCGCCGACCATGCCACTGTGATGACCCGCTGACGCGCGCGACGCTACCCCAGATCGCCCCCGTCGTCCGGGACCAGCGAGCGCCGTCCGGCACGATGTCCTCGTGGCGAGCTCCCCGAGGAACGTCGACGAGCACCGCGCGGTCGTCGCCGCGCTGCTGACCCCGATGCCGGCCGAGGACGTCCCGGTCGGGCAGGCGCTGGGACGCGTGCTGGCGGCCGACGTCGTCGCGGGCGTCGCGCTGCCATCGTTCGACAACTCGGCGATGGACGGCTATGCCGTGCGAGCCGCGGACGTGACGGGCGTGCCGGTGGAGCTGCCGGTGGAGGCGGACATCCCGGCGGGGCGCACGGACGTCCCCCCGCTGCACCCCGGCACGGCCCACCGGATCATGACCGGGGCACCGGTGCCGGCGGGCGCCGACGCCGTCGTACCCGTCGAGCAGACCGAC from Pseudonocardia cypriaca encodes:
- a CDS encoding DUF2000 family protein, with translation MRFDTKIAVLLRDDLQVWQRLNVTAFLASGIAANAELLGDPYADADGTLYTPMFRQPVLVFTGDSGVMAAAHERAVRRGLPTAVYTEEMFTTGHDEANRAVVRAVARDDLKLVGLAVHGPRNAVDKVLKGAILHP
- a CDS encoding AraC family transcriptional regulator; its protein translation is MPAVRAWAPQVPGITEVFHAWFTDHAYPEHTHDTWTLLVVDEGAIRYDLDRHEHGALRPGVTLLPPHVAHTGRAATPDGFRKRVLYLDAEVIDTGLIGPAVDAPALDDPVLRTRVHQLHRALETRGTDLEAESRLALIGDRIRQHLRAPAPPPAPDRLAADLRDLLDARMVAGLALRDAAAQLHAHPAQLVRSFTRAFGLPPHRYLTGRRIDAARRRLLTGEPVAQVAVDVGFHDQAHLHRHFTRLVGTTPGRYARGGVLSRITTSPRTRRTRG
- a CDS encoding LacI family DNA-binding transcriptional regulator produces the protein MSDRGERAPGASVTLLDVAKAAGVSLATASRALNGSTRRVRPDLQERVLAAADALHYSANAQAQAMARGRTNIVGLVLSDVADPYFSSIAAGAIRAAEGERLVVTMACTFGREERELDYLAALRGQRARAVIIAGSRVQDRDLLDRLTAEVRAFEQAGGRVAFISQRKIPADTVVVENRGGARALAEALCGLGHQRFAVLAGRADLLTARDRTAGFRDGVARAGVRIEADDVVYGGFTRDGGYTAMNELLDRGTSATCVFAVNDVMAVGAMAALRDRGVALPSGMAVAGFDDIATLRDITPALTTVRLPLEELGAGALEMVLQEPADQPRVRRVRGEVVIRESTPPRA
- a CDS encoding zinc-binding dehydrogenase, which codes for MRAIMVQRFGPPDVLEPVELPTAVPAPGELRIAVEVVSLTWMDTLIRSGHGPAAFAVEPPYVPGSSVGGTVEAIGAGVDGRWLGTRVVGRAGSGGYGGGYADTAIADPEAVHPVPPGLDLRHAMAVMDDGSTALALLEATPVRPGERVLVAPGVGGLGNLLVQLVVRAGATAIAAVRGAEKAGTARSMGAVPVDYGSPDWPGDVRTLTGGRGLDVVFDGIGGAVGAAAASLLVDGGRFSGYGMSSGAEAAVGEVAGRVRVATMAQLPGFWADGPRRVRKVLDETAAGRLVPVIGRTYPLGAAAEAHADIEGRRFIGKSLLLT
- a CDS encoding WYL domain-containing protein: MIWALGPDAEVLGPEPLRAALVERAAATAARYG
- the groL gene encoding chaperonin GroEL (60 kDa chaperone family; promotes refolding of misfolded polypeptides especially under stressful conditions; forms two stacked rings of heptamers to form a barrel-shaped 14mer; ends can be capped by GroES; misfolded proteins enter the barrel where they are refolded when GroES binds); translated protein: MAKMIAFDEEARRGLERGMNTLADAVKVTLGPRGRNVVLEKKWGAPTITNDGVSIAKEIELEDPWEKIGAELVKEVAKKTDDIAGDGTTTATVLAQALVREGLRNVAAGANPMALKRGIEKAVEAVSEALLKSAKEVETKEQIAATASISAADSTIGDLIAEAMDKVGKEGVITVEESQTFGLELELTEGMRFDKGYISPYFVTDAERMEAELEDPYVLLVSSKISTVKDLLPLLEKVMQTGKPLAIIAEDVEGEALATLVVNKIRGTFKSVAVKAPGFGDRREAMLTDMGILTGGEVISEKVGLKLENADLSLLGRARKVVVTKDETTIVDGAGDADQIAGRVNQIRSEIERTDSDYDREKLQERLAKLAGGVAVIKAGAATEVELKERKHRIEDAVRNAKAAVEEGIVAGGGVALIQAGAGLFEGLGLDGDEATGANIVKVALEAPLKQIAINAGLEGGVVAEKVRGLNAGEGLDAATGEYKDLIKAGIIDPAKVTRSALQNAASIAALFLTTEAVIADKPEKTPAPAGDPSGGMGGMDF
- a CDS encoding cold-shock protein, translating into MAQGTVKWFNAEKGFGFIATDGGPDVFVHYSAIQSDGFRTLDEGDRVEFETTAGRDGRSQADAVRRIG